TGGTGGTCTCTTTCAGAACGGGTCGTCGTCCCTTCCAGAAAAGGCAGGGGGGGACTTGGCGAGAATCCAGTCGCCGTGGCCGACCAGCTCCAGCAGCCGGTCAATCAGGTCGAAGGGCAGGGTGCCGTCACCGCGCTCCAGGTCCAGGGGATAGCCCAGCTTGTTGCGGACCAGGAGGCTCAGGCCGATGCGGTGCCCAGAGCCCGTCACCACAAGCTGGACGGCATACGCACCGGGGAAGCGTGCCCGGATCTCGTCGCTGAGTTGCTCGTAGGCCGCCTCGCACTGGTCCTTGTCCATGTGGGGCGGCGGAAGCAGGCGAACGGGGTACTCCCGGGCCGGGAGCTTTTTCCGCGCTCCTTCCGGGGGTGCCCACGGGGCACGGGGCAGGGGCGCTTCAGATGCCTCCTGGGGCACCTCCGGGGGTGAAGCAGGCTCAGGGGCAGAGGTCGAAGGAGTCCCCGCTGTGGGCGTCGGGGATGTCTCGGGGGTGTTCGGGCGACGCCAGAGGTCCGGGTTGAAGCGCTGGGGTCTGGATGACATGGCGGGCCAGCGCTCCCCGTCAGGGGAGCGACGCCTGCCCCTCGGGCAGGGGTTTGCCCAAGCGCAGCTCGATCAGTTCCTGGCCCCGATCCACCTCGCGGGCCAGGGCGAGCCGCTGGCCCTGCACCCGCCGCGCCTTGTCCCGTACCAGGCCTTTCAGGGTCACGACCGGCAGGACCATGACGCACTTCATCTCGGCGTCGAAGGTGCACCACACGGCGTCCACCAGGCGGAGATCGTCCTCGGTGCTCAGGTGAGGCAGAGGCGCGCCGCTGGAGTCGTGCTCCATCCGGGTGGCAGGGAGGAGGTAACAGGAGTTGGGGCCGGAGTGGCCTTGCAGCACCCGCCGGGCCTTTTCGGCGAGTTCCGGCGTGGCGCAGCGGACAAGGGGGTGACCGTTGACGCTGGTGATGACGGTGTGGTTCAAGGGTCCTCCTGAAGCTGTGACCCCAGCGCCCCCGGGCGTGACCCCCGAATATGAGGTGCCGGGGTCGGCCTGCCGAGCAGGTGCGCGGGGTGAAACTGCAGCAACTCGTCCACCAGGCCGCAAGAGGTGCAGCGAAACAGCTCAGGGTCCTGGCGATGGGTCTGGTCGACGTACGGGCTGCCGCAGTTCGGACAGCAGATCGGCGAAGAGACGGGCGCGACTGTTGGTTCATTGGGGCTGATCACAGAGGTCCTCCTCAGTGAGAAGGGCGAGGGGCAGGGGAGGTCCTGCCCCCACGGCCCTCAGCCCAGGGATGGCTTCACGATCTGCATGGTGCGGGACTGCACCCCGGTGCTGTGCCCGGTGGTGCTGACTCTGAAGGCGTCCGGGTCGTTGGCCGTGACCTCGGCACCCACGCCCTCCAGCCAGGCCCGGAAGTCCCGCGTCCGTGGCTCCTGCCGGAAGAACGGCCCGTTCCCCATCACGGCCACCAGCACGCCTCCCGGGGCCAGCAGGCGGTAGGCATGCTGGACGTGCCCGATGTCGGCCAGCCCCTCGAAGGGCAGGTTCATCACGATGCGGTCCCACTTGCCCCGCAGGGCCATGCCGCCCTCGCCGATCAGGCAGCACCCCTTGGCCTCGAGCACCTCCCGCAGTCGACCATTTTGCTCGCAGACCTCCACGTGCAGTTCCGGCTCCAGGGTCAGCAGGGCGTCCACCAGGTCGCCCTTTCCCGCCTGCGGTTCGAGGACGCGCAGGCCGGGGTGGAGATCGGCGAGCGCCGCGAGGTGGGTGGCGAGTGGGGCGGGCGTGGGCCAGAACCCGGGAACGCGGTCCCCGACCAGGTCCCGTTCCAGGGCCGCCACCCGGTCCCGCCGAGCGCGGGACGGATCAACCCGCGCCTCCGCTAGGGCGCACAGGGCAGCGGCCGCCTCCACGGCGAGGGCCGGAGTGGTCAATCCGCACGCCTGCAAGGCCTCCCAGTTCCTCGCCTCGCTCGCAAGCAAATCGCTGGCAGTTCGCCGCGATGTGCTCGAAGGGCCCCCGGGGGCTGGCTCCCGGAAGATCGTCAGGACTCCGTTCACCTGCTCGGACGGGAGTTCGCGCAGCCAGCCGTACTGCACCGGTAGAGCCTCGACGCTGTCCAGCACGGTGGAGTGGGGACGGTGCGTCCGCAGCGCCTCGAACTCCTTATTGGTGAGGCAGACGCTGGTGAGCGAATGGGCGTGGTCGGGGCCGAGATGCACCAGCAGCTCGATCAGCTTGGGGTCGCCCACCTGGGCGAGTACGGCTGGGAGCGTGCCAGCTTCCAGCCCACCTTGCCACCGCGCGGTAGGCGCGCTGCAACCGGCGCAGTCGGAAGGCATCTGCGGCCCGGCTGCCGGCGCCCTGGCTGCGCTTGCGGGTCATGTTCATGCCCACGTAGGACGGCGCCTCCTTCTGCTGGGCCCGGCGCTCCAGACCGCCCTGCACGTCTGCGGAGCAGGGCGAGGACCTTGGGATCAACAACGGTGGGGGAGAGCGGGGCGGTCTCGGGCAGGGTATCGGTCATGGGAACCTCCATCCCCCGGGGCGGCCCCGCCGGGCCGCGACCCCTGCCCTATCTGGGGGGCAGGACCTGCCTGAGGGCGCGGTAGACCTGGCTGGGACTCAAGTCGAACCGCTCGGCCACCCGTCCCACCTCACCGACCGCCCGGCGCTTGTCAGGGGGAAGCGCCGCCTGCACGGCCCGCACCACATCCTCGGTGACGCGCCCTCGCCGGGGCGACGCGGGGACGGGAGCGGTCGAGGAGGCGGGCGGGGGCGCGCTGGCCTCCGGCACCACGGTGGACGGCAGCGAGTACACGAAGACGGCACCCACCAGTGCCCCGTGCAGTTCGCCCTCCAAGTGCATGACCTTGCACGTCTCCGCGATTTGCTCCCCGGGCTGGCCGAGTGCACGGGCGACGCCGGAGGCCAGGGCCGGACGGCCACTCAGACAGGCGCGGATGGCCGGACGCAGGTAGTCCCGCATCAGGGCTGGGTTGACCGGGGTGTAGGCACGTTCGTACCGCCGCTTCGTGCCACCCCGTCGGGCCAACCCACGGCTGCACAGGTCGTCGATGAGGGGTTGCGCGGCGGCGCGCGTCAGGCCCAGCACGTCGGCCAGTTGAGTGGAGCTGACCTGGGCGTGTTCGTTCAGGCAGGTCAGCATCCGCTCGATACGCTCCGGCGTCAGGCTCAGGGGTGTGAAGCGCTGCGGGTGGGATGGCAGCACCTGGGGCCGATGGGCTGGAGCGCGGGGGGCGGGAATCGTCTGTGACATGGCAACCTCCACGCCACCCCGGCGGCCCAGGGTGGGCCGCGACGCCTGCGGCCTTCAGGGCAGGGGAAAGGTTCTGGGTTTGATCGGTGCCAGGAGCAAGGTGGCCCTCCTCGTGTGGGTCCAGAAGTCGTGGGACCTTGCCGTGAGCTTCAAGGCATGTCCTCCTCAGGACAAGTCAGGAATACGGCCGGATGCCCCTCGGCTTGAGCGGCGTCCTGAAGAGCATCCATCCAGTGGAGAATGCCGCTCAGGGCTTCTAGCCAAGTGGACAACACTTCCCGCTCTTCGGTTCTTCCGTAAGTCATGGCCGCGTCACACCGCTTCTCCAAGTCGTCGATCACGAGGAGGAGCTGGAGCTTCTGCTGGGCCAGCAAGGCCCAGTCGGTGTGGGTCAGCACCTCGCTGATGTTGGTTCGTGTCATCCGTCTCCCTTTTCAGATCCTTCAGGAAGCCAGTGGAAAGGCCCCGGCTCTGCCTGCACCTGTTCCCGAAGCCCTTCCCTTCCACAGGGGCAGGGAGGACGGGGACGCCCTGCCCCTGTGGACTGCTGATGGGGGAGAGCGCTAATCCGCCGCCTCCCTCCCCCTGGCTTGCTCGGCATACACCGGATTGACGATGTGCGAACTCGCGTCCACGAACACCCCGGTCACGTCCAGCCGGCGCTCCAGGATCACCCGCCAGAGGATGTTCAGGGCGTGCTGCGCGAGCAGGGCGTTCAGGAACAGGTCCTGGCGCTTCAGGCTTTCCAGCGCGCTGCACGAGGGCTGCTCGTCCTCCGCGAGGCGCGTGTTCACCAGTTCCGGGTACAGCTCGCTGGCAATGGGCAGCCGCCCGGTACGCCGGGAACCCCAGTTGCGCAGGTTGCTGGGCTCGCCGAGGACGACCTGACCACCGAAGCGGCCGTCCGGAAAGCGGGCGTTGCCGATATCCAGCCAGAAGCGGGTCCGGGCGCAGGGGCCGGTGGTGATCATGCGCCGGATCTCCGCCCGGCCCCGGCGCGAGTCCACGCACCCGATCACCAGGTCGAAGTTGGGGAAGCCCAGTCCCTCGGCGAAGGTCCGGGGTACCGCACGCCAGTGCAGGCCGTGCGCACGGTTGATGCGGCTGATCAGCACCTCGCACTTGTGGCGGCCGACGTCACCTGGGTAGAAGCGCTGGCGCATGACGTTGTGGGCCTCCACGGTGTCCGGATCGTAGGCGACGACCGTGAGCCCCTGCCCGCCCAGCGCGATCAGGGCGTGGTGCAGGTGGGTCAGGCCGCTGAGGATGTGGCTGCCGGTGCCGCCGCACCCCACCACCGCGACGGTCATGGGGCGCTTGAGAGGACGCAGGTAACGGCGGGTCATTGCAGGGCCTCCCCCAGGGTGCGGCCCGCGGGCACGAGCCAGGCCGGGTCGAAGGTGCGTGCGCGTTCGGCGGCGAGCCACAGTTCGGCGTGGCTGCCCCCGAACGAGGTGATCTTGCGGGTGCCCGCGGCGTGGTGGGTGAAGTTGGAGCCAAAAAAGGCGCGCTCCCACTCGTCGGTACGCCCCGCGTCCACATGCCCGGGATACGGGGTGGTGCCCCGGCACACGCCGTGCCCCTGGAAGATGTTGAAGTAGGGCGCGCACATCAGCGGAGTGTCCGCGCCCGGGCGGGTGTTCTCGGCGAGGGCGTAGACCGTCAGGCTGCCCCGCCGCGCGATGAACAGCAGAGGAGGCTGCGGGAAGACCCGCCCGCTCAGCTCGTTCACGGCCTGGTCGGTGTGGCTGAGGAAGAACATGGCCCGGTTCTGCGCCGGGGTCCACCAGGCGACGGCGAGGGCGCTGACGGCCACGGCGTGCTGGGGCACGAACTGGAGTGCGGTGGCACCCAGGCTGTCGAGCAGCTCCTTCACGTCGCCGGAGGTCAGCGGGTGCGCCTCCGCGACGTGGAATTCCTGGCCCTGCCGGTAGGCGGGGTGGAACTCGGCGATCGTCTGACCGGACTGCCGGTCGCGGTAGACCAGGATGGCGGCGTGGGGCTGGTAGTCGCGTCCGGCGTCGATCTGGATATCCACCTGCATAGTTACCTCCTTGACAATGGATTCCGGTGCCCCGGCAGGGGCGCGACGACCGCGGCAGGGGCCCTTCTGTCCGCCTCCCCGCCGCTCCACATCCCCCGTCATGCCCTGGGCAGTTCCTCCCAGCCGCAGCCCAGGACGCGCCAGGCCTTGCCGTCCGGCATGACCACGACGTCCCAGGGCACACATGGAGTGCGCGCTGGACGCCCGAGCACGCACCCGCGGGTCGCGGAGCCAGCCTTCCTCGGTGAAGTGCTGGCAGATCACGAAGACCGCCTCGGGCTCCGGCACGTCGAGGGTGGCGACCAGCCGGTACGCCTCGGGGAAGGCTGGAAACCTGGCCTTCCAGTGGGTGAGGGCCTGGAGCTGGAATTCCTTGGTTCTCGGCTGCCAGACCTGTACCGGAAGCATCCCAGCGCGCACCTGGTCGCCCTGGCGTTCGAGCGGGGAGTCGCCATCGGCGGGCACCTCGATGGAGCCGGAGGCGAGGACCGCTCCCTCCTCCTCGGTGATGCGCCCGGCTGGAGGCCCATCTGAAGGATGCGGCGCTCGAAGCCGTCCTGGTAGGTGGTGAGGTGCTGCCGGGCCGTGTCCTCTTCCTGAAGAATGGTCAGCATGCCTTCCTCCTGCCGCGTCAGCGGCGACGCTGGGCGGAAGTGGAGCCAGGCGTCAGAGTTCCTGAAGCAGGTCGAGCAGCGCCTCGGTGTGGCGGAACAAGGTCTGCGCGTGCCGGGCGTAGGCGTTGAAGACCCTGAGCCCGCCCGGGTCTACGTTTACCCGCAACGCCGGGCCGAGGTCGACGGTCTCCAGGAACTCGGTGGCGAACTCTACACTCAAGCCCTCGTCGCCTTCGTAAAAGACAATCACGTGGGGGCAGGGCCGCTGCTGCGACGTGTGTCCGGCCGGGATGCGCCGGTCGAGATGCACCAGGGCCACGAGCTGCTCGGCGATGCGGCGGTGCAGCGGCGTGGCGGCTTGGCGCTCCAGGGTGGGGAGGGAGAGCAGCTTGCGCCCCGGGTCAAGGCGAAGCTGCCGCGCCACCGTCCAGGGATCGAGCATCTCGTGCATCTCGGCCCAGACCTGCACGTCCCGGTCGGTGAGGTCCTCCTCCGGGATCTGCTGGTCCACCGCGCACTGGCCCCGGAAGGACTCGAAGTCGCCCCATCCTCGGGTGTA
This DNA window, taken from Deinococcus carri, encodes the following:
- a CDS encoding PRTRC system ThiF family protein produces the protein MTRRYLRPLKRPMTVAVVGCGGTGSHILSGLTHLHHALIALGGQGLTVVAYDPDTVEAHNVMRQRFYPGDVGRHKCEVLISRINRAHGLHWRAVPRTFAEGLGFPNFDLVIGCVDSRRGRAEIRRMITTGPCARTRFWLDIGNARFPDGRFGGQVVLGEPSNLRNWGSRRTGRLPIASELYPELVNTRLAEDEQPSCSALESLKRQDLFLNALLAQHALNILWRVILERRLDVTGVFVDASSHIVNPVYAEQARGREAAD
- a CDS encoding PRTRC system protein B; translation: MPADGDSPLERQGDQVRAGMLPVQVWQPRTKEFQLQALTHWKARFPAFPEAYRLVATLDVPEPEAVFVICQHFTEEGWLRDPRVRARASSAHSMCALGRRGHAGRQGLARPGLRLGGTAQGMTGDVERRGGGQKGPCRGRRAPAGAPESIVKEVTMQVDIQIDAGRDYQPHAAILVYRDRQSGQTIAEFHPAYRQGQEFHVAEAHPLTSGDVKELLDSLGATALQFVPQHAVAVSALAVAWWTPAQNRAMFFLSHTDQAVNELSGRVFPQPPLLFIARRGSLTVYALAENTRPGADTPLMCAPYFNIFQGHGVCRGTTPYPGHVDAGRTDEWERAFFGSNFTHHAAGTRKITSFGGSHAELWLAAERARTFDPAWLVPAGRTLGEALQ